Part of the Spinacia oleracea cultivar Varoflay chromosome 5, BTI_SOV_V1, whole genome shotgun sequence genome, tctcgatataaattgtgaaaccatgccacatatttataggggtatggaaagagaattggaatcctactaggatacgaattaattaaattagaatcctagtagaactcttatttaattaatttatcttttaggattaggaatttaatcatatatcgaatcctgatagctttaggattcgtttagcacgcacacgagcatcgcacgagcaccgcacactcgcgcaggccttgcggcccacgctgagcgcacagcgcctcggcccatgcttgatgcctgtgtccgcgcgcgcgcccaaggccttggctgggcctggccttgcgctgggcctggcgaggctgtggcctttgtgttgggcgcttggcttgctgggcgcgggcctggcttcgtgctgggccttcgtctagcaagcctcgtccgatgctaattcgtacgatgcgcttccgattaaatttccggttccggaattcatttccgatacgaacaatatttaatatttccgattccagaattaatttccgtttcgaacaaatatttaatattttcgtttccggaattattttccgattccgataatatttccgattctgacaatatttccgtttccggcaatatttccgattccggtaatatttccatttccgataatattttccgatacgtaccatgtttccatttccggcaacatctacgacttggataatatttatatttccgatacgatccatatttcccttaccggcaatatcatcgtttccggagtattcatttcttgcttgtgacgatctcagctcccactgaaagcaagatccgtcgattccgaatatccatagatggagtatttaattccattaaatacttgatccatttacgtactatttgtgtgaccctacgggttcagtcaagagtaagctgtggattaatataattaattccacttgaactgaagcggcctctagctaggcattcagctcacttaatctcactgaattattaacttgttaattaatactgaaccgcatttattagacttaacattaaatgcatacttggaccaagggcattatttccttcagacaaGACAGAAGTAGCCTTCAGTAAATGTGTGTCTGTTGAATCAACACAAGAGATTATTGATACTTTAGGGGTGCGAGAAGTCGAAAAGCATGAAAAATATTTGGGCCTCCCTAAAATTATAGGGAGATCTAAAAAAGCTGTATTTGCGTGTTTAAAGGAGAGGATATGGAAAAAACTGAATGGATGGAAGGAGAAGTTACTTTCAAGACCGGGAAAGGAGGTACTCATCAAGGCGGTTGCACAAGCAATACCTACGTATATGATGAGTATCTTTAAAATTCCATATGGATTAATTGATGAAATACACTCTTTGTTGAGTCGATTTTGGTGGGGGTCTAGGGAGGATGCTCGTAGACTACATTGGCAAAGTTGGGAGAAGTTATGTGTTCCAAAAGCTAAGGGAGGTCTGGGATTTAGGGACTTACGATGCTTCAATCATGCCTTATTGGCAAAGCAAATCTGGAGATTACAAAATAATACGGGTACCCTACTACATTCTATTCTTAAAGCTAGATACTTCAAGAATTCGTGTGTTATTGATGCCTATCGTGGGTATGATCCAAGCTATTCATGGAGGAGTATGTGGGGTGCAAAGTCGTTGTTACGTGATGGTCTAGCATGGCGTGTGGGAGATGGAACAAATATAAATGTGCGGGATGATCCTTGGATTATAAAGGATGGTCAGGTGCTTTCTCTTACCCCAATACCAACGTGTGATAAGGAAATGAGAGTGTGTGACTTAATAAATCATGCTTCTGGTGAGTGGGATTTGGAGTGTATTGAGGCTTTGTTTCCTGCAAAGGTACGTATCATAATAACTGCTATACCTTTATCTAAAAGGCTCCCTGTTGATGAATTATTTTGGAGGCAAGCTAAAGATGGTGTTTACACCGTAAAATCTGGATATTGGCTAGCAAAGTCGGGTGATGTTGTAGGAAATGGCGTTGATGGAAGTTAGAGGAGGATGAAATGTGGCGTACTGTATGGAGTCTAGATGGTCCACCGAAAATGCGGCATTTTTTATGGAGTGCGTGCAAAGGTAATATGGCCGTGAGAGACAGATTGGTTCATAGACATATTACGAGTATAGCATTGTGTCCTATATGCGGAGCTGCCTCGGAGACCATTATACACTCCTTATTCGAGTGTGAAGCGGCAATATCGATATGGCAGCAATGTGATATAGCATCATGTTTGGTAGGTGCTCCCTCGACGACTTTTGCGGATAGATGGTTGTGGTTGGCTAGAAAATGTAGTGCCAAGGAACTATGTTACTTAGCCTCGCTTATGTGGGATGTTTGGAGGTGTAGGAATTTGATTTTCTTCGACAACGACAAGCCTAATTTTGTGATGATTGCAGCGGGTTTTAAGAGGCTAGTCGAGGAGTATCAGGAGTACTCAAAGAAGGTCTTTGCAAGTGGGATGGCTGGTAGTACTAGAACGAGTATTGGGGTTGGTTGATCTTGGTCTTGTCCTCCAATGGGCTATGTAAAAGTTAACACCGATGCATATGTACCTGGTATGGGTAATGTTGGTTTGGGTGTGGTAATACGCAATGCTGAGGGTGCCTTAATGGCTGCCGCAAAGAAGGAAGTAAGTGCTACAACTCCAGAGATTGCTGAAGCTTTGGCGGTACGGTATGGTTTGCAAATGGCTAGACGACTTGGTTTTGATAGTATATTGATAGAATGTGATGCTATAAATGTGGTCAATGAGACGAAGTGTTCGAGTAGGGGTCTTTCCCCAATCCATCTGATCTACGGAGACATTAGACAAGATAGCTTGCTTTTTGAATCTTTTAATATTTCTCATATTAGACGGGCATGTAATACGGTAGCTCACTTAGTGGCAAGGTGGGATACTAATAATCATACAGAACTTGTTTGTATTGGCGTTTTTCCGCAAAGTATAACAACTTTAGCGGAAATTGACTTACATTAATAAAATGCCCGCGCAAGCTTCctatcaaaaaaacaaaaaagaagaaaaacaaTAATATCCCCCTGATAATAAAAAAGTATCACTAATAAGATCCCAGAGAACATGGCCTAGAGAAAGAAGAAAAACAATAATATCCACCTGATCATAAAACGTATCCCTAATAAGATCCCAGAGAACATGGCCTGCTAAAGAAGAGTTTTCATGAAAGTATTtgaaccaaaataatatcaataATGGTATAGAGAAAATAGTAAAAATGAGGGTTAGAGTTTTTttagaatgaaaaaaatgaaagtaaaaggGTTGCGTCAAGTAAAACAAGACTGTGTTTAGCAACCGTGTATAATAATTGTTGTCTCTAAATAATCATGCTCTGACTTTGTTCCAATCGGTTGATTGTTTTCCGTATGAAAATAGTATATGTTGCAAATTAGCATCACACTCCCCTTAAGTGGCTGACATtagttatttaattttttttgtttgataaaatttgattaatttaattttgagcgAGGGTATTATGGATTATTCTATAGCCCTATAAGACAGACACTGAAAAGTTAAATGTCGTAATGACCTCATAAATTCTCTTATAGAATAAAGATAAGTCAAATGTTGAGGACTTTGATGTCCATATAATTAAGATGTCAAATCTGCccttatttctttaattttaaatttttaaataatgaTACAAGATTATTTGATTACAATTTTACCATATTTGATGGGCACGTAATTTAGAAGTGTGCTTATTAATAATGCTCCACATCCTAACACTTTAAAAAGCACAAACTTCACATTACTATTGCAGCAATAGTGCGCTG contains:
- the LOC110776579 gene encoding uncharacterized mitochondrial protein AtMg00310-like, translating into MSIFKIPYGLIDEIHSLLSRFWWGSREDARRLHWQSWEKLCVPKAKGGLGFRDLRCFNHALLAKQIWRLQNNTGTLLHSILKARYFKNSCVIDAYRGYDPSYSWRSMWGAKSLLRDGLAWRVGDGTNINVRDDPWIIKDGQVLSLTPIPTCDKEMRVCDLINHASGEWDLECIEALFPAKVRIIITAIPLSKRLPVDELFWRQAKDGVYTVKSGYWLAKSGDVVGNGVDGS